In Onychostoma macrolepis isolate SWU-2019 chromosome 06, ASM1243209v1, whole genome shotgun sequence, one DNA window encodes the following:
- the LOC131542931 gene encoding E3 ubiquitin-protein ligase TRIM39-like, whose amino-acid sequence MAESSPTSTKARKNRIQSIEHDPPIMSSSISSLTEEIRCSICLEVFTDPVTTPCGHNFCKICLNKCWNNSQTCSCPYCKETFKQRPDLKINTPLRELVDHYKKKSPEKTAEVLCDVCEERKLKALKSCLVCQSSYCETHLEPHLRVTGLKKHKLMDPVSNLEDYICQKHERPLDLFCRDDQTCVCSICIVKDHKNHNTVPIEEESEQNKSELMKTQKDVQQTIQNRIKKIQDIKHSAEVRKRNTVKEKAARVELFTDLIRSIERCQTELLEMMEEQRKAAEKQEQELIEELEQEITELKMRNTELEQLSHTEDHLHLLQIHSSLCSPRNTRNWPEISMKTHESLETLRRALNQLKDTIDDKLTQTELKWMQQYAVDVTLDPDTAHPDLILSDDGKQVRDGDIRQKLPDKPERFDTCPCVLGKERFSSGRFYFEVQMKGKTKWDLGVARESINRKGTITARPSDGQWTVWLRNGDEYKACEEPRVSLSLRVKPQRVGVFVDYEEGLVSFYDVESSSHIYSFTAQSFTEKLYPLFSPCTNDGGKNSSPLIITSVNYNK is encoded by the exons ATGGCAGAATCTTCACCAACATCAACAAAAGCAAGAAAAAACAGGATACAGAGTATTGAACATGATCCTCCAA TAATGTCATCCTCCATTAGTTCACTGACTGAGGAGATTCGGTGCTCGATATGTCTGGAGGTGTTCACTGATCCAGTCACGACTCCATGTGGACACAACTTCTGCAAGATCTGTCTGAATAAGTGCTGGAACAACAGCCAGACCTGCAGCTGTCCATACTGTAAAGAAACCTTCAAGCAAAGACCTGATCTCAAGATTAATACCCCACTCCGAGAGCTCGTAGATCACTATAAGAAGAAAAGTCCTGAGAAAACAGCTGAAGTTCTGTGTGACGTCTGTGAGGAAAGAAAGCTGAAAGCCCTGAAGTCGTGTCTGGTGTGTCAGAGCTCTTACTGTGAAACTCATCTGGAGCCTCATTTGAGAGTGACAGGTTTGAAGAAACACAAACTGATGGATCCTGTGAGTAATCTGGAGGACTATATATGTCAGAAACATGAGAGACCTCTGGATCTGTTCTGTAGAGATGatcagacgtgtgtgtgttcaaTCTGCATCGTTAAAGACCACAAGAACCACAACACTGTTCCTATAGAAGAGGAGAGTGAGCAGAATAAG TCTGAACTGATGAAGACACAGAAAGACGTGCAGCAGACGATCCAGAACAGAATCAAGAAGATTCAAGACATCAAACACTCAGCAGAAGTCAGAAAA AGAAACACAGTGAAGGAGAAAGCAGCCCGTGTCGAGCTCTTCACTGATCTCATCCGCTCCATTGAGAGATGTCAGACTGAACTGCTGGAGATGATGGAGGAGCAGCGGAAAGCAGCAGAGAAACAGGAGCAAGAGCTGATTGAAGAGCTGGAGCAGGAGATCACTGAGCTAAAGATGAGAAACACTGAGCTGGAGCAGCTCTCACACACTGAAGATCACCTCCACCTCCTACAG ATTCACTCATCCCTGTGCAGCCCTAGAAACACCAGGAACTGGCCTGAGATCAGTATGAAGACTCATGAGAGTCTGGAGACTCTGAGGAGAGCTCTGAACCAACTGAAGGACACTATAGATGACAAACTCACACAAACTG AGCTGAAGTGGATGCAGCAGTATGCAG TGGATGTGACTCTGGATCCTGATACAGCTCATCCTGATCTCATTCTGTCTGATGATGGAAAACAAGTGAGAGATGGAGACATTAGACAGAAACTCCCAGACAAACCAGAGAGATTTGATACATGTCCCTGTGTCTTGGGGAAGGAGAGATTCTCCTCAGGGAGATTTTATTTTGAGGTGCAGATGAAGGGAAAAACTAAATGGGATTTAGGAGTGGCCAGAGAATCCATTAACAGGAAGGGAACGATCACAGCAAGACCCAGTGATGGACAATGGACCGTGTGGCTGAGGAATGGAGATGAATATAAAGCCTGTGAGGAACCTcgtgtctctctgtctctgagaGTGAAGCCGCAGCGGGTCGGTGTGTTTGTGGATTATGAGGAGGGTCTGGTCTCCTTTTATGATGTGGAGTCCAGCTCTCATATCTACTCTTTCACTGCTCAGTCTTTCACTGAAAAACTCTATCCATTATTTAGTCCATGCACTAATGATGGAGGTAAAAACTCAAGCCCACTGATCATCACATCTGTCAATTATAACAAATGA